GCTGCTGACGCCGTTATTGGCAGCTTGGAGTGTTACCGTAAGCGTCACGCTGCTGCTTTGGCCCCTCGACCACCGGTTAGCATTAACCTTAGGCGGGGTGCTACTCGGGGTAGTGCTCCTGCTGCCGCCGCTATTTTTTTGGACCGGTCGTGCTACTGGGCGAGCATTAACCGAGTGGCAGGGGCAGGCTCGCTTACTGCTGGTCGAGTGGCTCCAGGGGCAAGCGGAGCTGATCAGCTGTGGTGCCTCCCCCCGCTGGCGTCAACAGGTAGAGAGCGCCCTGCAGCGGTGGCAGTGCTGTCAACAGCAGCAGGCCTCTCTGCAGGGTCTGGCACAAGCGCTCGTGGTGCTCCTTGGCGGGGCGACCCTGCTGTTGATGCTCTGGTTAGTCGCCGATTTGCGGATCCAGGGCCAGCCCCCTGGGGCGATCATCGCATTAGTCGCTTTTCTAACGCTGGCGGTGTTCGAAGCGATCCTGCCAATAGCGACCGCTTTTCAACCCTTATCTCAGGTGATCAGCGCCGCCCAGCGACTGCAGCAGCTGCTGTCACAACAGCCGGTCGTTCAGTTTGCCTCCAAAGGTCCGCTACTAGCGTCCCCAGTGACGCTCACCTTCCAGCAGGTGAGTTTCACCTACCCCGGGCGTTGGCAGCCAACCCTGCAGGCGCTTGATCTCACCGTAGCGACGGGTGAAAAATTAGCACTGCTAGGCCATAGCGGTTGTGGTAAATCAACATTACTACAGTTGATCACCGCTGGCTGGGTTTCGACTCAAGGGACCATTACGTTGAATCAGCGGCCGCTGAGTGACTATTCGGAGGCCCAGCTGCGATCTGCGATGACGGTGATCACCCAGCGGGTGACGCTGTTGAGTGCCACGCTGGCGGATAACCTGCTATTGGCCGCGCCCCACGCCCCACCGGAGCAGTTGGTTGCGGTGCTGCAGCAGGTCGGGCTGACGCCTCTGTTGGAGGAGCAGGGGTTAGCGCTCTGGCTGGGGGATGGCGGTAGAGCGCTTTCGGGTGGCGAGCAGCGGCGCTTAGGGGTGGCGCGGGCGCTGCTGCGTGACGCCCCCTTACTGCTCCTTGATGAACCGACCGAAGGGTTAGATCCGCAGTCAGAGCAGCACATTTTTCAGCTACTGCTCGCCGCTGCACAGAACAGGGCACTCATCTTGATCACCCATCGTCCGCAGGGGTTAGAGCAGCTGGATCGCATTGTGGTCTTAGATGCTGGTCGCGTGGTTGAGCAGGGCACACCGACGGAGTTACTGGCGGCCCGCGGGCGCTACTACCAGTGGCAGCAGCGCTGGGCGTGAGCGCACCCCACCACGGTTGGTTGCTAGCCATCCATCCATCACTCCGCAGTTTTAGTAAACTTTTGTAACTAATGGTGGGTTTTCAAGCGCAGCGGTGCCTCCTATTCTTGATCTAGAGTCGGAACGTGGATTGATTGCCCTGCGTGAAGATTAATGAGGCAACCTAAGCAACCAACGTAGGGGAACTCTGAAAGCGGATGAAAAAAAGGACTGTCACCCCTAAAAAGCGCACCGTGCGGCGACGTAAACAGCAGCGGTTGAAGAAGCGACAGCGCTCCTTGCAGCAGCGGCTAGCGCGACTGGCCAAGGCCCAGCGACCCTTCAACAGCCTGGCCGCAGCGCTAGCAAAAGCCTCTGCCAGCGCTATCACCTTGGTAGAGTCTGAGAAGCTTCGTCAGTTGCCTAGGCTGGGCAAATCACCATTGAATATCAGCACCGAAAGTCAAAACTCTCCCCACGGATTTCGGCTGCACTCTCCTGTGCTTCAGCGGCCGCTGTCACTCCAGGAGAGCCTGTCGCTCCCGCAACGGCTTACCAGTACACTACAGGTTGAATCCAGCGTACTGTGCCGTGAAACGGCGCTGCTCTGGGTGGTGTCGCAGCGCACCTGGCAGCTGTTGACTGTGGGCTGCCGACCGTCGCTCCCTGAATGCACGCCACTTGTGCTGACCCACTCTGGAGAGCTCACCCTCAGTGTTGCTAATTCCAGTTCGTTGTTAGCGTCGACCGACTCAAGGTTAGTAGCTGTAGAGCCACCGGCAGAAAAACGCATTCAGAAGGAGTTGCCGCTCCCGAGCTTTGCCATCGGTGTTCCGGCAGCCCGCCAAACAGCCGCTTATCAGCAGGCTCCGGCTGCTGAGCCAAAACCCTCCAGCGCTACCCCAGTCGCTGATAAGCCGCCGGGAGCGGAGCGGTCATCCTCTGACGATGAAGCAGAGTGGGTAAGTTGTGAAGTTTATTCTAGGGCATATCGTCAAAATCAAAAATGGAAGAGCTATAAATCACGTCGGGAAAATCGACCTTTGCGTAAAAACAGCGGTTTTATCGGCAAACCCTTTCATCCTGCTAAAAAGCTCTCCTTTCAGAAAAATTTCAGCAATGTACAAAAAAATCGCTCCTGCCTAGCTCGCTCTGCGGGACATAGATTACGAATCCATGGCTGGCTGCCGGCCAGCGCTGATTTATCCTGGAGAGCACTTAAATTATTGGGTAAGCAAAACCCACTACTAAAAGAAAAAGTTGATTGGCGTCCAAAGGGAGTAGGTCGTAAAGTGTACTATCGGCAATGCGGTTCAAAAGTAATAGAATACAGCGATGGACGACAGTGCGGGTTAAGCGAGAGCCCCACGGCGAACTGTACCGACAGTCACCGTCAGCCGTTCTCTCCTGCTGCCGCTGCACCTGTTTATTCTGTCCCGTCTAGTATTCTAGCTCCTACACCTGAAGATGCTTGTTATAATGATTGTGTTACACTACGCCAACTTATCCACTGCATAGTGACGAAAGGCTATTTTTTGGCCCAGGCAGAGGCGGTGTTAGGGGTTACAATGCCAGGATATGAAGGGATGCAGGGGATAGATAGCTATATAGCGCGTTATATGCCCCCACCCACTCCCCACCCACTCCCTAGTAGTTGACTTGCCAATGGATTTGGTAAACCCTGATTCAGGGAATGCAAAAAGAGATAAGCGTGCAGATTTAATAAGCGCTATTAATGGAGAGACTGCAACAAACGCTATTGTGGACTTGGTGAAAAAGGACAGCTCTCTCATTCACACAGTGGATGACCAAGGTAATACTCCGCTACACTATGCCGTGGCGCAGCACAATCTAGGGTTAATCAAGCAGTTGATTGAGCAGAGTGCTTGTACTACTGCCGATGCTAAAAATAACCAAGGGGAAACCGCTGCCGATTGGTTTCAGCTACTTTTTACTAGTCTCTATGCTATAGAACTGCGTAATTTAAAAATGGTGAGACGGAATATTGAATGCGGTGACAGTCAGTTTATAGTAAATCTTTTAGGTTTGGGTTTTTCTCGTGAATTACGCTTTCCACAAGCTAAGACAATGCTGCATTGGGCCGTTGATTATCAGCGAGTGGCTATTGTCAAAGTGATTCTGGAAGGGCATGCTTGCAAAGCTGTTGAGAGATTGTTGCATCTCAGCGATAGTCAGGGTGTGACACCGCTAGTGCTGGCGCAGCAATACTATCGGCTAGGCAGTCCAGTTGCTCAGGAGATAATGATCTATCTACAAGCGAAACAGCACCCTGTGGTAGTAGAAGTAGGGAGTGCATCGGTACTTCCACCACTGTGGCAGTTGGCGTTTTTATATCAGCCGATTGATGTAGAGGAGGGGGAAATACAGGCTCTAGAAAATGTCTTTAATAACCGCTGTGGACCGCCTGATGTTATGCAGCTAAATCCGCTGCGTTCGACTATTGTTAAACTAGCTTATAACCTCTGCCGTCAAGCCTGTTTTCGTTGTCATGAGTCCGCTCCCACTGTAATTTCACGCAGTAGCGGAAGACCAGCGCTCAAAATAGAGAAGTTTTTTAAATGGTTATTCGGTAAGTGGACGGATGGAGACCAACAAATTTTTAAGGAAAAGCTTTTTTGCGTTTTGCGGCATTTAAGTGGTTTTATCGAAAATAAGCTAGCCAATCAGGTTATTGAGTTTTCAGCAGAGCTGTCGCACAGTGGAGGTTGCTTTATTCCTGATGCAGATAAAATCTTCCTAAAACCCAGAATGAAAGCGGGTGCGATTGCTGTGGTGGCAACCTTAATTCATGAGATAACCCATCTAGCTGTTCATAGCTACGATTTTTTCTCCGCAACGTACTACAACGATATCGAAGGTTTCCTCATGAATTTAGGCCATGCTTATCAACTAGCGGCTAAAGGTACCGCTGGAGAGCTCTCAATAGAACAAAGGAGATTATTTGAGGCTCGGCTATTACTGGAAGAGGGTTTTCACTCTGGTTGGAAACAGAATTTACATCACTGGATGGCCCTCAATAGTGCTGAAACCCTGACGATAGCCATTCTGGCCCTGGCTGGCGCCCCAACGGGATTTGCCCAGTATGACAGTCAACCGAAGCCCGCTTTAGTGATTAAACCGCGATTCCTCCAGACGCTGTGTGGTGTCGCCGCCCCCGCCCAGCCGCCAGCGCCGGAAAGATCTTCTTTGTTCTGGCCCTGTGGTGCAAAAAGGCACACAGTGAGCTCCTCAGAGCGCTCTGACCAAGAGACTAGACCGGGCACTGCCAACAGTGACAGTGGCATCTCCTCCGCAGGGAGTAGCACAGCGATGGACTGGTGTGCAACTGACGCACAAGCCTCCCTCTCTCACCTGACACAGGAGATGGTCTCAACGCCGCCGCCGACAACAGTGGCCCCGCTAAAGCTGTCACCAGAGGCCCTTCCAGCTACCCAGGCCAGGACCCCCACCTCGTTAACGTGCCCTGATAACAGTACGAAACCCTTAGAGTGCCGCCCAAGTTAGCAACGTTTCCAATGCCGAACGCTCTCCCGCTTGTTGAACTAGCGAGAAATCCTCGGTAGTGCCTGTTTCTACCAATTCGCCGCTGGCATCAATGTTTTTGAGGTGCAAGCCACTGTTATCGGTTGAGGTCGCCACAATCTCCGAGGGCTGCCTTTGGATCAGCCAAAGTGTGTTTCCTGCCACGCTGACCGAAACGGCAGACCGATCATCCGCTTGCCTTCTTGGTTCTGAAATGTCAGGGAAAACTCTATAGGAATCTGACATCAGGCTTAGGCTGACAACCCCGATAACGGACATTGCTACCAACAAAATCTTAGAGTACTCGCGTTCAAGGCACAGGATCTTGTATAATCAACCTTTTATTTATTTTATTGGTAAAAGGCGACCTTGAGCAGCTATCGATTAGATTGGCAGTGTTTGCTGCCACACACAAAACAGTACAGCCTACTCTTTAAACAGGCCGAAAGCGTTCAGTCAACCCATTTTATTGATCTACAGCGACGCCTGGCTACCACCCTACAGCTGTTTTGCCAGCCGCGTCACCCCGCTAAACTGCTGCTGATCAAAGGTCAAGAGGATCGACGCTACTTATCGCTGATTGCCGAAGCAGTCACCGCTTATCAACCACCCATCACTGGCGTTCTGGGCAGCCGTTATGAGATCCAGGGAAGTCAGGTGACTTGTCACGCCGCCACCCAGGCGGAAGATAACTTTGCTGCCAAGACGCACTGTATCGCCGAGGAGTGGGCCGAGCAGGCGACCCTCTTCGGTTCACTCTGCGGCTCTCCAGGACACTATCAGCTACAACCGGGATTAGTTCATCAGGTCAATGGTGGCACCCTTATTTTATCCCTGCGGGTATTATTCGATCAACCGTGGCTCTGGCCCCGCTTAAAGCAGATTTTACTCAGTGGCCAATTCCAGTGGTATCCAGCGGATGAAACACGACCGTTACCGCTGGCGATCCCCCCGATGCCACTGGATTTACGGCTGATCTTGGTCGGTGATGATCTCAGCCTATTGGATTTCGGTGATTTAGAGGCCCATAGTGATCTGTTTGCTATTTATAGTGAGATCGAGCCAGAGCTGTCGGTGACTAACGCTGAAGAGCTGAAACCCTGGATAGGCTATGTCAACGGGATTATGGCTAAAAATCAACTGGCACCGTTACAGAGTTCAGCGTGGCCCTGCTTGCTGCAGGCGGCTGTTCGGAAGACCGAGGACCATCAACGACTGCCGCTCTGCCCTTTTTGGATAGAAAACCTCTTGGTGGAGTCGATGTTAATGAGTCCAGATCCCTCCCTAGGCGCTGAGATCTTACAGAACAGCTTACAGATCCGTCGTTGGCGGGAGAGCTATCTGCCAGAGCTCGTGCAGCGGGATATCCACCATGGGCAGCTCCGTATCGAAACCGAGGGATCAGCGATTGGTCAACTCAATGGACTGTCGGTGGTGGTCTACCCTGGCCATACGCTCGCTTGTGGCGAGCCCTCGCGGATCAGCTGTGTGGTCCATTCTGGCGATGGTGATATTACCGATGTGGAACGGAAAACGGAGTTAGGCGGTAATATCCATGCCAAAGGGATGCTGATCATGCAGGCCTATTTGGTCTCTGAATTGGCCTTAGAGCAGCCACTGCCTTTTGCTGCCTCCTTGGTGTTTGAGCAGTCCTATGGTGAAGTCGATGGTGATAGCGCTTCATTGGCCGGTCTCTGTACTTTGGTCAGCGCTTTGGCACAACAACCCTTAAGCCAGCAGATTGCCGTGACCGGGGCGGTCGATCAATTTGGCCGTGTCCAAGCGGTGGGCGGCCTGAATGAAAAAATTGAAGGATTTTTTGCCATTTGTGAGCAACGGGGCTTAACTGGCGAGCAGGGGGTGATTCTTCCGGCTACCAATAAGTTGCAGCTCTGCTTATCTGATCCGGTGGTGCAGGCAGTGCGGAAGAGTCGTTTTCATCTGTGGGTAGTGGATCATGTGGCGGATGCTCTGCCGTTATTGACCGGCATTCCTTTTAAACAGGAGTCGGGCTGTTCGCTGATCGGTTTAATTAATGAGCGCATTGCGCAATTGACCGCGATGCAGGATAGACAGCGTATCCCCTTTTTGCTACGGTGGCTCACTTGGTTTACCCACCGTTAGTGGCAACAGTTCGGATGAACGATAACCGCCTGTGACAACCCTGATGCTGATGACTACTGCCTACAAACGATGAGTGACCATGGCTAACAATCCTATTAACAGACAATCCTCCTATACTTTACCCGATCTGCTGGCCTCTAGCCGGGGAGAGCTCTTCGGACCTTTGGGTCCTCCTTTACCTGCCCCCACGATGCTCATGATGGATCGTATCACGCACCTGAGTGAACGAGGGGGGCAATACCATAAAGGGTATGTCGAAGCGGAATTAGATATCCACCCCGATTTATGGTTTTTTGCCTGCCATTTCCCCAATGATCCGGTGATGCCTGGCTGTTTGGGGCTAGATGCCATGTGGCAGCTGGTGGGTTTTTTCCTGGGGTGGATCGGTGCACAAGGTAAAGGGCGAGCATTAGGGGTCGGTGAAGTGAAGTTTACCGGGCAAATTCTCCCGACCGCTAAAAAAGTGACTTACCAGATCCATATGAAACGGGTCGTCAATCGTCGGTTAGTGATGGGACTGGCTGATGGACAAATAGAGGTCGATGGCCGAGTGATCTACCTCGCGACCGACTTAAAAGTGGGCTTGTTTCAAGATACCTCTCATTTTTAAACTGGAGTAGATTGTAAGCCTCTAGGCTCTTGATGCGCTAGGGATCAGCGCCTTGAGCAGGTGGGTAGCCGTGATGGTGCGCCAAAGCTACTGATGACTTGGTCACCAAAGCGGTTGCTCTCCACCGATGATCGCCGTATTATCAACCACACCATTCGGTGAGTAGCGCAGCCTGGTAGCGCAACACGTTCGGGACGTGTAGGTCGGAGGTTCAAATCCTCTCTCACCGACCAGTTCACAGCGCTGATACTAACGCCTTATCTCCCATGGCCGGCTAGTCATTCATCACCACTAAATCAATCAGGGTAAATTCATTAAACTGAATGAACAGCGCTTCCAAACCGATTGTGAGAATACGGAACACACTGTGACAGAATCGGACCGTGTGGCGATGATGATCAGGGCACAGCAAGGGATAGCCCTGTTCTAAGGCTTGGATTAAATAGCCCAGCTGAATGGTTTCTGGCGATCGATTTAGTAGAATGCCCCCGTGTCTCCCACGCCGTGACTGGATATAGCCTAAACGGTTTAAATGCCCAACTACTTTGGTTAGATGATAGTGTGACACCTGATAATAGAGGGCAATTTCCTGGACGTTCACCCGCTGCTCTGGCGACACCGTCGCCAGATAGCCTAGCAGCTGTAATCCTAAGCGCGTATAAGTGTTGATTAATTTCATAGTGGACACCGTGTCAAAAGAGAAAGCTGTAAAACGACTACCCATGAGCTTCCCGGTTGATGCTCAGCAGCCATCCTGTCACCAAAATGCCAATCTTTACTGTAATCCATGTTCATAAGCCTCTTTCTGAATTACCCTACTCATTTAACGAAATTATTAAACCCAGTGATAGTGTTTAACAATGTTATTTATAAAGGTTTATAGATCAATTTTTGTTGATTAATTTTGCAAAATAACTCGCAATAAAAACGGTTTTTAGGCTATTTATAGCCAATATGATCGAGGGGAATAGGTGATGAAAAGCGAATGGTTTACGCCCAAAGAGATCACAACCATGCCGGGTATGCCAACCACCATCCAAGGGGTTCATAAGAAAGCTAAGCGTGAGGGTTGGCACTCTAGACGTAAATTGGGGGTTCAGGGTCCTGCTATAGAGTTTTGTATGGTGATCTCGGAGGAGCGTGTACACATCAGGGAAAGTAGTGCGGTTTACCACGCACCGTTGCTCACGAGCGATCAAGATTTGCATGCCGTATGGTTGGCGGTCTTTAATCAATTAACTGAGAAAAACCGTACCCTATTAATCAGCAATATCATTCAGTATGGTGTCTACCAACTGATCAATCGTGACAATAATAGCCGATCAGCAAAAATCGTCTCCCTACTAGAATCCTTACCGTTAGCTGATCAGGAGTCGATTCTCAAGATGATTAAAGCCAAACAGAGGGATCTTATCCTGGAGAGTCCCAGCACATCAGCTGCTGAAGCGGTTCCCGGTGAGGCTGAATAAGCTGCTCGCTGTCAGATGCTTCACCATGGTATGATCCATGCCGTTCTCATCGGGGTGCCCTCAGGGGCTGAGAAGAGACCCGTTGAACCTGATCCGGACCATGCCGGCGGAGGAATTTGAGGACCCACTATCGGGTTATCCAATCGCTCCTTGGCTGTGTTAGCAGTTTTAAAGGAGCGTGTGTGTTGAAGTGGTGGCTGTTTATCTTGTTTTGCTTTGTCAGGATCTGCACGGTACAGGCCATTGAAACCCTGACCATCT
This genomic stretch from unidentified bacterial endosymbiont harbors:
- the cydC gene encoding heme ABC transporter ATP-binding protein/permease CydC translates to MSVLRSFLALYRRHPYPLVGGIVLAILSLLATIALLSLAGWLLAAAALAGLSGSAATFNYLLPAAAIRLLALLRTVGRYGERLITHEATLRLLTDLRVYTFSKLLPLSPGGIQRYRQGELLNRLVADVDTLDHLYLRLLTPLLAAWSVTVSVTLLLWPLDHRLALTLGGVLLGVVLLLPPLFFWTGRATGRALTEWQGQARLLLVEWLQGQAELISCGASPRWRQQVESALQRWQCCQQQQASLQGLAQALVVLLGGATLLLMLWLVADLRIQGQPPGAIIALVAFLTLAVFEAILPIATAFQPLSQVISAAQRLQQLLSQQPVVQFASKGPLLASPVTLTFQQVSFTYPGRWQPTLQALDLTVATGEKLALLGHSGCGKSTLLQLITAGWVSTQGTITLNQRPLSDYSEAQLRSAMTVITQRVTLLSATLADNLLLAAPHAPPEQLVAVLQQVGLTPLLEEQGLALWLGDGGRALSGGEQRRLGVARALLRDAPLLLLDEPTEGLDPQSEQHIFQLLLAAAQNRALILITHRPQGLEQLDRIVVLDAGRVVEQGTPTELLAARGRYYQWQQRWA
- a CDS encoding AAA family ATPase, which codes for MSSYRLDWQCLLPHTKQYSLLFKQAESVQSTHFIDLQRRLATTLQLFCQPRHPAKLLLIKGQEDRRYLSLIAEAVTAYQPPITGVLGSRYEIQGSQVTCHAATQAEDNFAAKTHCIAEEWAEQATLFGSLCGSPGHYQLQPGLVHQVNGGTLILSLRVLFDQPWLWPRLKQILLSGQFQWYPADETRPLPLAIPPMPLDLRLILVGDDLSLLDFGDLEAHSDLFAIYSEIEPELSVTNAEELKPWIGYVNGIMAKNQLAPLQSSAWPCLLQAAVRKTEDHQRLPLCPFWIENLLVESMLMSPDPSLGAEILQNSLQIRRWRESYLPELVQRDIHHGQLRIETEGSAIGQLNGLSVVVYPGHTLACGEPSRISCVVHSGDGDITDVERKTELGGNIHAKGMLIMQAYLVSELALEQPLPFAASLVFEQSYGEVDGDSASLAGLCTLVSALAQQPLSQQIAVTGAVDQFGRVQAVGGLNEKIEGFFAICEQRGLTGEQGVILPATNKLQLCLSDPVVQAVRKSRFHLWVVDHVADALPLLTGIPFKQESGCSLIGLINERIAQLTAMQDRQRIPFLLRWLTWFTHR
- the fabA gene encoding 3-hydroxyacyl-[acyl-carrier-protein] dehydratase FabA, whose product is MANNPINRQSSYTLPDLLASSRGELFGPLGPPLPAPTMLMMDRITHLSERGGQYHKGYVEAELDIHPDLWFFACHFPNDPVMPGCLGLDAMWQLVGFFLGWIGAQGKGRALGVGEVKFTGQILPTAKKVTYQIHMKRVVNRRLVMGLADGQIEVDGRVIYLATDLKVGLFQDTSHF
- a CDS encoding RrF2 family transcriptional regulator, whose amino-acid sequence is MKLINTYTRLGLQLLGYLATVSPEQRVNVQEIALYYQVSHYHLTKVVGHLNRLGYIQSRRGRHGGILLNRSPETIQLGYLIQALEQGYPLLCPDHHRHTVRFCHSVFRILTIGLEALFIQFNEFTLIDLVVMND
- a CDS encoding DNA-binding protein, whose protein sequence is MKSEWFTPKEITTMPGMPTTIQGVHKKAKREGWHSRRKLGVQGPAIEFCMVISEERVHIRESSAVYHAPLLTSDQDLHAVWLAVFNQLTEKNRTLLISNIIQYGVYQLINRDNNSRSAKIVSLLESLPLADQESILKMIKAKQRDLILESPSTSAAEAVPGEAE